The DNA window GACTAAGGAAAGATCCTTCGATCTATCTGGGTGGAGAAAGACAAACCCGAACAGGCAAAATGGGTAATATGTAGGTCTTACTCTCTAAAACTATGCTGCCCAGTATGATATCCACTAGCCAAATGTGGACACTTAggtttcaattaattttttttttttttgagacagagtctcgctctgtcgcccaggctggagtgcagtggctcaatctcggctcactgcaagctccgcctcccaggtttacaccattctcctgcctcagcctcctgagtagccgggactacaggtgcccgccaccgcgcccggctagttttttgtattttttagtagagacggggtttcaccaagttagccaggatggtctcgatctcatgacctcgtgatccacccatctcggccttccaaagtgcagggattacaggcttgagccaccgcgcccggcctcaattaattaaaagttcaattccagctgggtgcagtggcacatgcttataatcccagcactctgggatggcagaggtaggaggactgcttgagcccaggggttcaagaccagcctggaaaacacaatGAGAAAGAACCCCgtctttccaaaaaataaaaaaatcagccaggtgtaatAATGTGTGCTCAtgatcctagctactgaggaggctgagatgggaggattgcttgagccctggaggcggaggttgcagtgagccaaggttacactactgtactccagactccagcctgggtgacaaagtgggaccccatctaaaacaaacaaacaaaaaaaactatatctatataaacaataacaacaacaacaaaaacacaaaagtacaataattacagaaagttctattgggcAATCTGTCTCTAGAAGATTAAGGAAATAAGGGAAGCGTGCCTTTCAAAGATATTAGAGAAGATCTTGATCAAAATTCAACTGAATAAATTTTTGccttcaaatatttaaacattagcTCAAATAATAACGTTGTCTTCTTCTACTTTTTGTGGAAAAGGATCCTGTACTCAGGAGGCTCAATGATGACCGGGCAGGTGCAGTGTCttccatctgtaatcccagcgctttaggaggatcacttgagcccaggagttcaagatcagcctgggcaacacagcgagaccccgtcactacaaaaaaatttttaaaaattagctggggccaggtgcagtggctcacacctgtaatcccagcactttgggaggccgaggtgggtggatcacttaaggtcaggagtttgagaccagcctggccaacataatgaaactccatctctacgaaaaatacaaaaattagccaggtgtggcagtgtgagcctgtaatcccagttactcaagaagctgaggcaggagaattgtttgagccccagaggcagaggttggagtgagctgagatcataccactgcactccagtctgggcaacagagcaagactctgtcaccaaaaaaaaaaaaaagggccaggcagggtggctgtggctcacccctgtaatcccagcactttgggaagccaaggtgggtggatcacgaggtcaagagatcgagaccatcctggccaacatggtgaaaccctgtctctactaaaaatacaaaaattagcccagtgtggtggtgcacgcctgtactcccagctacttgggaggctgaggcaggagaatcacttgaacccagaggtggaggttacagtgagccgagatcgtgccactgcatctagcttgggcaacagagcgagactccatctcaaaacaaacaacaaaaatacagaaacaaataaatctcaaaacaaataaataaataatacaaaaaaaggcctggcacagtggctcacgcctgtaatcccagcactttcagaggctgaggcgggcggatcacaaggtcaagagatcgagaccatcctggctaacacggcgaagctgggaggcggaggttgcagtgagccaaaattgcgccactgaaTTTAGCttgggcgaaagagtgaaactccgtctcaaaaaaaaaaaaaaagagaaaaagtagacATTTGTCAGAAACATTCCCAAGACAGAAGTCCCATGCCCCAAACCTGATGATGCAAAGGGGAAAAAGCTAGCCACCAGTTCTATGACACCTACCTCGAAGTTCCCGTGGTTGCAGGAAAGAAGGCTGCCCCGGACTCCAATTCTGTTCTGCTATATTTAGTTGTGCCACATCTTGCTCAAGTCCACCTGTAGTAGAATCCACTGGAGCGTCCCAGTTCCCAGTCTTAGTAGGTGGAGTTGGGGTGGTTTCTGGGACTGGAGGTGCTGGGATCAGTCCTTCAGGAGGAGGGGGCACCTCCTCTGCAAGCTTGACTGCATCTCCAACTTTGGTTCGGGTTCTTCTTGCCCGGGAATAGGATTTCTTCTCAATGGGCCTGTCAGGGGCTGGTGGTGCAGTATCAGGAGCAGCAGCTGGTGTCTCTGAGGTTGCCTCTTCCTTCTCAGGACTGCCAAGCACTGGAACATCTGCTGCTTCTGGAGATGGATCCCTCACAGGAGTCTGCTCTAGGCGCCGTGACCGGTAACTAGTCTCATGCTTAACAGTCTCGCCAGACCGGCCACCATGCTGCCCCCCAGCTTCCATAGGCCTAAAACCAGCACGACCTTCCTTGAAGCCCCCAGATCGAGAATAATTCCTGGGTGCAGACATGCGGCCAGTACCTGCAGCATTTCTGTTAATAAATGTCCTTGGTGGTAGGGTACCCCCAAGACCCTGGTGGCGATGAGACTTGTTTAGCCGCTCACCATTCCAATTTGGATCTCTTTGTGGAGGactcccatatctacaaaaaatggaatgaagaaactgtaaagaaattaacaaaaggaggctgggcacggtggctcaggcctgtaatcccagcactttgggagatcaagaaagacgagcagatcacttgaggccaggagtttgagatcagtctggctaatacagtgaaaccccatttctactaaaaatacaaaaattagctgatcatgatggtacatgcctgtaatcccagctactgaggaggctgaagcaggagaatcactcgaacccgggaggtggaggttgcagtgaaccgagaacatgccactgcactctttattttgtctcaaaataaagaaagaaagaaagaaggaaggagagaagaggaagagagagagagagagagagacagaaagaaagaaagacagagaaagaaaagcaaagcaagagagttctttcttttttttttttttttttgagacggagtcttgctctgttgcccgggctggagtgcagtggccggatctcagctcactgcaagctccgcctcccgggtttacgccattctcctgcctcagcctcccgagtagcggggactacaggcgcccgccacctcgcccggctagttttttgtgtttttagtagagacggggtttcactgtgttagccaggatggtctcgatctcctgacctcgtgatccgcccgtctcggcctcccaaagtgctgggattacaggcttgagccaccgcgcccggccgcaagagagttctttctaaaatatatctatagtctatggtctatttttttttttctcctttttttttagagacagggtctcactatgttccccaggctagtcctgaactcctggcctcaagcaatcctcctgcctcagcttcccaaagtgctgggattccacgTGTAAGCCaccgtaagccaccatgcctagcccagtCTATGTTCTAAAATGCCTCACCGGGGTTTCCGGATTCTTCGGGGTTTGATGTCATCAGGATTGTGAGCTGAGCGAATGTCATAACCATAAAGAGCAATGAGCTCCTGTCGGGACTTTGGGGCCTGCTCATCTTCCCGGAACTTGTCATGCTCCCAGCGACCCTCATCCTTCCATAGCTTTCGCTGACGCCCCTTGGGTCTggataaaatgaaggaaaagtgtCTTGGGTCAGCAGAATTCTCCAAGTAGAGATGTTCATGAACAAAACGGGTCAGGCAGGGGGACAATAGGAACTTCACGTAGTCTCCTCATCATCCCAAAGAGATTATAAAAAACAGGCCTCCCCTAAGCAAGTGTGAATCACAGAACCTCAGAGCCTGCTGGGCTCAAATACAACAGAcatagaaatgagaaaaggacTTCATTTCATGCCATTCAGTACCTTTGAAAAACATCTCCTTTCTCCTAAAAGGCAGCCTATGCAAGTACTTCACTTCTCAGAGGCCTTACGCCTcagattaagaaaagaaaaagcagaataatTAAGAGAAGATGAGTTCTGGAAACAGACTGCCCTAGGTCTGCATCTCAGCTGCCTCACCAAGAATTACCAAATATTCTAAGCCCACTTTCCTCATTTGTACAAGAAGGATAATCATAATACTTATCTTAAAATGCTGTAATAAATGAAATACAGGCAAAGCATTTAGCAAAGTACCTGGCCTACATGTCTAAAATACATGTTAGACAGCGGCAGCAGCAAGTGGCTTTTACCTGACTTCCTCCTCCTGAGTTTGCCCTCGAAGATCATGCTCAAAGAAGAGCCCTTTCCGAGGTATGTATGCTGGATTCTTCCGATCTTCATCATCATCCAAATGCTTAGGGCCCTTTTTACCCACTTTGTTCTCCACAGGCTCTGTGCTCTCCTAGAGGACAGATAAAGGGATCCTTACTCTTCCAGACTCAATAATCCCTATTCCAGCCTCTAAAATGGAGGACTGTGGAATGTACTGACCTGTCCGTCCCCACTTTGCCTCTCTCCAGTCACAGTGCCTTTGGTGTCaggcttttcttctcccttctcttcttttgttgAAGAATTAACAGCATCATTAGCTTCTGATTTCAGCTCCACTTTGGAGTTTTCCTCTTCACTGTATTCTCCTTCTTCACCCTGAAAAAAGTTTCCCTGTCAGCGATGCAGATAAGATCTGAACAGCATTTTAATTCCCACCTCGCCCCCCgtcccaagatggagtctctgtcactcaggctggaatgcagtggtgcaatctcggctcactgcaacctctgcctcccagggtcaagcaattctcctgcctcagcctcccaagtagctgggattacaggcacccaccaccacgcctggctagtttttgtatgtttagtggagactgggtttcaccatgttggccaggctggtctcaaactcctgacttcacgatccgcctgccttggcctcctaaagtgctgggtttacaagagtgagccaccgtgcccggctacatttcaattttctgctctttaggaatacatttattgattaaatttTTAGTACAACACAGAactgaaaagcaaacaaatcaaTATTCTTACCCATATTTCCAGAAGATAAAGATcctattttggctgggcacggtggctgatgcctgtaatcccaacactttgggaggccgaggcaggcagatcacctgagatcaggagtgcgagaccaacctggtcagcatggcaaaaccccacctctactagaaatacaaaaataagccacacatggtggcaggcacctgtaatcccagctacttgggaggctaaggcaggaaaatcatttgaaccagggaggcagaggttgcagtgagcagagaatgCGCCACcgcacttaagcctgggcaacagagtaaggctctgttgcaaaaaataataataatttaaaaaacgctatttttaaaaatcacattaaaaaaatacacacatacacacatatatatccacaTAGGTTTTCCTGGAACACATGCAAGAATTATTAAAAgtggcaggctgggcacagtggcttacacctataatcccagcactttgggaggctgaggcgggaggatcacttgaggtcaggagttcgagaccagcctggtcaacatggcaaaaccctgtctctactaaaa is part of the Chlorocebus sabaeus isolate Y175 chromosome 16, mChlSab1.0.hap1, whole genome shotgun sequence genome and encodes:
- the CASC3 gene encoding protein CASC3, encoding MADRRRQRASQDTEDEESGASGSDSGGSPLRGGGSCSGSAGGGGSGSLPSQRGGRSGALHLRRVESGGAKSAEESECESEDGIEGDAVLSDYESAEDSEGEEGEYSEEENSKVELKSEANDAVNSSTKEEKGEEKPDTKGTVTGERQSGDGQESTEPVENKVGKKGPKHLDDDEDRKNPAYIPRKGLFFEHDLRGQTQEEEVRPKGRQRKLWKDEGRWEHDKFREDEQAPKSRQELIALYGYDIRSAHNPDDIKPRRIRKPRYGSPPQRDPNWNGERLNKSHRHQGLGGTLPPRTFINRNAAGTGRMSAPRNYSRSGGFKEGRAGFRPMEAGGQHGGRSGETVKHETSYRSRRLEQTPVRDPSPEAADVPVLGSPEKEEATSETPAAAPDTAPPAPDRPIEKKSYSRARRTRTKVGDAVKLAEEVPPPPEGLIPAPPVPETTPTPPTKTGNWDAPVDSTTGGLEQDVAQLNIAEQNWSPGQPSFLQPRELRGMPNHIHMGAGPPPQFNRMEEMGVQGGRAKRYSSQRQRPVPEPPAPPVHISIMEGHYYDPLQFQGPIYTHGDSPAPLPPQGMLVQPEMHLPHPGLHPHQTPAPLPNPGLYPPPVSMSPGQPPPQQLLAPTYFSAPGVMNFGNPSYPYAPGALPPPPPPHLYPNTQAPSQVYGGVTYYNPAQQQVQPKPSPPRRTPQPVTIKPPPPEVVSRGSS